The following coding sequences lie in one Arachis hypogaea cultivar Tifrunner chromosome 9, arahy.Tifrunner.gnm2.J5K5, whole genome shotgun sequence genomic window:
- the LOC112712691 gene encoding peptidyl-prolyl cis-trans isomerase, whose amino-acid sequence MANPRVFFDMTIGGQPAGRIIMELFADTTPRTAENFRALCTGEKGVGCSGKPLHYKGSSFHRVIPNFMCQGGDFTAGNGTGGESIYDIKFADENFIRKHTGPGILSMANAGPNTNGSQFFICTAKTEWLDGKHVVFGQVVEGMDVVREIEKVGSSSGRTSKPVVVADCGQLS is encoded by the coding sequence ATGGCAAATCCTAGGGTGTTCTTTGACATGACCATCGGAGGCCAGCCAGCTGGCCGCATCATCATGGAGCTCTTCGCCGACACAACGCCGAGGACCGCCGAGAATTTCCGTGCACTCTGTACCGGTGAGAAGGGAGTTGGCTGCAGCGGGAAGCCCCTCCACTACAAGGGTTCCTCCTTCCACCGTGTCATCCCCAACTTCATGTGCCAGGGTGGTGACTTCACCGCAGGAAACGGCACCGGCGGTGAATCGATCTACGACATCAAGTTTGCTGACGAGAATTTCATCAGGAAGCACACCGGACCGGGTATCCTGTCGATGGCGAATGCGGGTCCAAACACTAACGGATCTCAGTTCTTCATCTGCACCGCAAAGACGGAGTGGTTGGATGGGAAGCACGTTGTGTTCGGGCAAGTGGTCGAGGGCATGGATGTGGTGAGGGAGATCGAGAAGGTTGGGTCCAGCTCTGGCAGGACGTCGAAGCCGGTGGTCGTCGCCGACTGCGGTCAACTGTCTTAG